Below is a window of Sulfurirhabdus autotrophica DNA.
GCTGCGGCGCTTTACCGGCACGGATTCGATCGAGATTTTCAGCTCCGTATTTTTCAGCTGCTCCCTCTGTCGCTCCCTCGTTCTTCCAGAAACGGCTTCGTACAGTTGACCAAGCTGGGTCTGTTCCCTTTTTAGTTGTAGCGTAGATATCATCACCAACACGCCATCCCTTCTTTGCAACGCACTGTTTAGCAATTTCAACTGTTTTAACGCCGACTTTTGCCAGCAATTCTAAGAATCCAACAATTAAACCACTTGGATCAGTAAAGCTTAGCGGATTTCCCCCCACATACCCATAAATGATTGACCCCGACACGCACTCGTCGTAATCGCAGCCAATTTCTCTAACCGCTATGCGGCTTTCAGCTCAACAACCGAAGACGCTTCCCCTCAATCTCAAACAATTTTTCCTAGAGGCACATTCTGCCATGCAATACGTTGGCATAGAAGCGTTTTTCTTAGCTGCCGATTCCGTCAAGGGAGAGAGTGTAGCGGCCCTTGACACCACGCATGAGATACACCTCCGGCGCGGTTTGCCGGAAGGAGTGGCTTTTTTTATTGAAGAAGAGAAAGAGGGATCATTCGGCGCAATAACGATTGTGCCCTAAGCGGGCTGTTTTTTGTGTCGCTTGCAGTTCCGCATTGCTCGCAACACGCTCGAAAGTTTGACCTCCCCCCTTTGCAACAAAGGGGCATTACAAAACGATGCCAAACCCCCTCACAACCTCAGGTAACAAGCCTGGTTTAGCGTCCGGCCTATAATTTCCACCGTGGCCAGTATAGTCGTGGCTATCGAATATCGCCCACAACACACCCCTGATGAAAAAACCGACCTTTTCCTCTTCTGTATCCCAGCGCAC
It encodes the following:
- a CDS encoding RHS repeat-associated core domain-containing protein; translation: MSGSIIYGYVGGNPLSFTDPSGLIVGFLELLAKVGVKTVEIAKQCVAKKGWRVGDDIYATTKKGTDPAWSTVRSRFWKNEGATEGAAEKYGAENLDRIRAGKAPQRYNADKGGIESMELSHEPIPARDGGQNVVPKWPQDHAAVDPFRRPGY